One genomic segment of Coffea arabica cultivar ET-39 chromosome 6e, Coffea Arabica ET-39 HiFi, whole genome shotgun sequence includes these proteins:
- the LOC113695342 gene encoding uncharacterized protein isoform X1 produces MGASRKLQGEIDRVLKKVQEGVDVFDSIWNKVYDTDNANQKEKFEADLKKEIKKLQRYRDQIKTWIQSSEIKDKKVSASYEQALMDARKQIEREMERFKICEKETKTKAFSKEGLGQQPKTDPKEKAKSDTRDWLNNVVSELENQIDSFEAEIEGLSVKKGKTRPPRLTHLEASIARHKAHIMKLELILRLLDNDELSPETVNDVKDFLDDYVERNQEDFDDFDDVDELYSSLPLDRVESLEDLVTMGPPGLVKGVSASNAVLSMKNHLATPAAQTPATATSANQQGTSPQEQVEETATQDTTTDTVARTPPPKSSSAAASAPPTPVGSHSNPGIVKATSDFVGASTASSGHFGSSSSTGLLDNAGVPSSPVSVPYSVKEEDITSFPGRKPSPALAEVGLRGVGRGGLSNQPSSSVPISSGSTISSNGALGSVTSGSEMGKRNMLGAEERLGSSSMVQSLVSPLGNRMILPQAGKTGDGIGSADAGSVGEAASMAGRVLSSSVVHGIQWRPGSSFQNQNEVGQFRGRTEIAPDQREKFLQRFQQVQQGQTNLLGLPLSGGNHKQFSAQQQNSLLQQFNSQSSSVSSQLGLGVGVQPAGLNSVPSSPSLQQQPIPIHQSSSQQTQILAGSRDADVGHAKVEELHQQPAVSEDSSESIGNSGLVKNLMNEDDMKASYALDPPAGAGSALTESSQMPRDIDLSPGQPLQSSQPSGSLGVIGRRSVADLGAIGDNLSVSPATSGGMHDQLYNLQMLESSFYKLPQPKDSERAKSYTPRHPVVTPPSYPQVQAPIVNNPAFWERLGADNYGTDTLFFAFYYQQNTYQQYLAAKELKKQSWRYHRKYNTWFQRHKEPDIATDDYEQGTYVYFDFHIGNDEQHGWCQRIKTEFTFEYNYLEDELIV; encoded by the exons GTTAGTGCCTCTTATGAGCAGGCTCTCATGGATGCTCGCAAGCAAATTGAGCGTGAAATGGAACGATTTAAAATCTGTGAGAaggaaactaaaacaaaagcattttcaaaagaaGGCCTGGGCCAACAGCCTAAGACG GATCCAAAGGAGAAAGCTAAATCAGATACACGAGATTGGCTGAACAATGTG GTGAGCGAACTAGAAAATCAAATTGATAGCTTTGAAGCTGAAATCGAGGGTCTCTCTgtaaaaaaagggaaaacaagGCCTCCTAGACTG ACACATTTGGAGGCGTCAATTGCTCGACACAAGGCTCATATAATGAAACTAGAATTGATTTTGAGACTACTGGACAATGATGAATTAAGTCCTGAAACAGTTAATGATGTTAAAGATTTCTTGGACGATTATGTTGAGCGTAATCAG GAggatttcgatgatttcgatgatgttgACGAGCTTTACAGCTCTTTACCTTTAGACAGGGTGGAGTCTCTTGAAGATTTAGTAACAATGGGCCCTCCTGGTCTTGTTAAG GGTGTCAGTGCCTCCAATGCAGTTTTAAGCATGAAAAATCATTTGGCTACACCTGCTGCTCAAACACCT GCTACAGCTACATCTGCCAATCAACAAGGCACTTCTCCCCAAGAGCAAGTTGAGGAAACAGCAACCCAGGACACTACTACTGATACTGTTGCAAGGACTCCCCCTCCTAAAAGCAGTTCAGCTGCTGCTTCTGCTCCACCAACACCAGTAGGAAGCCATTCCAATCCTGGTATTGTGAAAGCTACAAGTGACTTCGTTGGTGCATCAACTGCTTCCTCTGGTCATTTTGGTTCAAGTTCTTCAACCGGTCTCTTAGATAATGCAGGCGTTCCTTCATCTCCTGTAAGTGTCCCTTATTCAGTAAAGGAAGAAGACATTACAAGTTTCCCTGGCCGTAAACCTTCCCCAGCTCTTGCTGAAGTTGGGCTACGAGGTGTTGGTAGAGGTGGATTATCCAACCAACCATCAAGTAGTGTCCCTATCAGTTCTGGAAGCACAATTTCGAGCAATGGAGCCCTTGGTAGTGTAACGTCAGGTTCTGAAATGGGAAAAAGAAACATGCTTGGAGCTGAGGAAAGACTTGGAAGTAGTAGCATGGTGCAATCACTTGTATCTCCTCTTGGTAATAGAATGATCTTGCCACAGGCTGGGAAAACTGGTGATGGAATTGGCTCAGCTGATGCTGGGAGTGTTGGTGAGGCTGCATCTATGGCTGGGAGGGTGTTATCTTCTTCTGTGGTTCATGGTATACAATGGAGGCCTGGAAGTTCCTTTCAGAACCAGAATGAGGTG GGACAATTCCGTGGAAGAACTGAAATTGCTCCTGACCAGAGGGAGAAGTTTCTGCAGCGGTTTCAGCAGGTTCAGCAGGGTCAAACTAACCTTCTTGGCTTGCCTCTTAGCGGAGGGAATCATAAACAATTCTCTGCTCAGCAACAGAATTCCCTCTTGCAGCAG TTCAATTCCCAAAGCTCCTCTGTCTCGTCTCAACTTGGGTTGGGAGTTGGGGTTCAACCAGCTGGTCTTAACAGTGTTCCATCATCTCCCTCATTGCAGCAGCAGCCCATTCCAATCCATCAGTCGTCAAGTCAGCAGACTCAAATATTGGCAGGGTCTAGAGATGCTG ATGTTGGTCATGCAAAAGTGGAGGAGTTGCATCAGCAACCTGCAGTATCTGAGGATTCCTCTGAATCTATTGGAAACTCTGGACTTGTGAAGAATCTGATGAATGAGGATGATATGAAGGCTTCATATGCGTTGGATCCTCCG GCTGGAGCGGGTAGCGCTCTTACAGAATCATCTCAAATGCCAAGGGACATTGATTTATCTCCTGGTCAGCCTTTGCAATCCAGTCAACCTTCTGGAAGTCTTGGTGTCATTGGTCGAAGAAGTGTTGCAGACCTGGGTGCAATTGGTGATAACCTCAGTGTTTCTCCTGCAACATCTGGAGGAATGCATGACCAGTTGTACAATTTACAGATGCTTGAATCTTCATTTTATAAACTTCCACAACCAAAAGATTCTGAGCGGGCAAAGAGCTATACTCCA AGACACCCTGTGGTGACTCCTCCAAGCTATCCCCAAGTGCAGGCACCAATTGTCAATAACCCTGCTTTCTGGGAGCGTCTTGGAGCTGATAACTACGGCACTGATACCCTGTTCTTTGCGTTTTACTACCAACAG AATACTTATCAGCAGTATCTGGCtgctaaggaattgaagaagcaATCATGGAGATACCATAGGAAGTACAATACATGGTTTCAGAGACACAAGGAGCCGGATATTGCCACTGATGATTATGAACAGGGGACATACGTTTACTTTGATTTCCATATTGGCAATGATGAGCAGCACGGATG GTGCCAGAGAATCAAGACTGAGTTCACGTTTGAGTACAATTATCTTGAAGATGAGCTTATAGTGTAG
- the LOC113695342 gene encoding uncharacterized protein isoform X3 yields MGASRKLQGEIDRVLKKVQEGVDVFDSIWNKVYDTDNANQKEKFEADLKKEIKKLQRYRDQIKTWIQSSEIKDKKVSASYEQALMDARKQIEREMERFKICEKETKTKAFSKEGLGQQPKTDPKEKAKSDTRDWLNNVVSELENQIDSFEAEIEGLSVKKGKTRPPRLTHLEASIARHKAHIMKLELILRLLDNDELSPETVNDVKDFLDDYVERNQEDFDDFDDVDELYSSLPLDRVESLEDLVTMGPPGLVKATATSANQQGTSPQEQVEETATQDTTTDTVARTPPPKSSSAAASAPPTPVGSHSNPGIVKATSDFVGASTASSGHFGSSSSTGLLDNAGVPSSPVSVPYSVKEEDITSFPGRKPSPALAEVGLRGVGRGGLSNQPSSSVPISSGSTISSNGALGSVTSGSEMGKRNMLGAEERLGSSSMVQSLVSPLGNRMILPQAGKTGDGIGSADAGSVGEAASMAGRVLSSSVVHGIQWRPGSSFQNQNEVGQFRGRTEIAPDQREKFLQRFQQVQQGQTNLLGLPLSGGNHKQFSAQQQNSLLQQFNSQSSSVSSQLGLGVGVQPAGLNSVPSSPSLQQQPIPIHQSSSQQTQILAGSRDADVGHAKVEELHQQPAVSEDSSESIGNSGLVKNLMNEDDMKASYALDPPAGAGSALTESSQMPRDIDLSPGQPLQSSQPSGSLGVIGRRSVADLGAIGDNLSVSPATSGGMHDQLYNLQMLESSFYKLPQPKDSERAKSYTPRHPVVTPPSYPQVQAPIVNNPAFWERLGADNYGTDTLFFAFYYQQNTYQQYLAAKELKKQSWRYHRKYNTWFQRHKEPDIATDDYEQGTYVYFDFHIGNDEQHGWCQRIKTEFTFEYNYLEDELIV; encoded by the exons GTTAGTGCCTCTTATGAGCAGGCTCTCATGGATGCTCGCAAGCAAATTGAGCGTGAAATGGAACGATTTAAAATCTGTGAGAaggaaactaaaacaaaagcattttcaaaagaaGGCCTGGGCCAACAGCCTAAGACG GATCCAAAGGAGAAAGCTAAATCAGATACACGAGATTGGCTGAACAATGTG GTGAGCGAACTAGAAAATCAAATTGATAGCTTTGAAGCTGAAATCGAGGGTCTCTCTgtaaaaaaagggaaaacaagGCCTCCTAGACTG ACACATTTGGAGGCGTCAATTGCTCGACACAAGGCTCATATAATGAAACTAGAATTGATTTTGAGACTACTGGACAATGATGAATTAAGTCCTGAAACAGTTAATGATGTTAAAGATTTCTTGGACGATTATGTTGAGCGTAATCAG GAggatttcgatgatttcgatgatgttgACGAGCTTTACAGCTCTTTACCTTTAGACAGGGTGGAGTCTCTTGAAGATTTAGTAACAATGGGCCCTCCTGGTCTTGTTAAG GCTACAGCTACATCTGCCAATCAACAAGGCACTTCTCCCCAAGAGCAAGTTGAGGAAACAGCAACCCAGGACACTACTACTGATACTGTTGCAAGGACTCCCCCTCCTAAAAGCAGTTCAGCTGCTGCTTCTGCTCCACCAACACCAGTAGGAAGCCATTCCAATCCTGGTATTGTGAAAGCTACAAGTGACTTCGTTGGTGCATCAACTGCTTCCTCTGGTCATTTTGGTTCAAGTTCTTCAACCGGTCTCTTAGATAATGCAGGCGTTCCTTCATCTCCTGTAAGTGTCCCTTATTCAGTAAAGGAAGAAGACATTACAAGTTTCCCTGGCCGTAAACCTTCCCCAGCTCTTGCTGAAGTTGGGCTACGAGGTGTTGGTAGAGGTGGATTATCCAACCAACCATCAAGTAGTGTCCCTATCAGTTCTGGAAGCACAATTTCGAGCAATGGAGCCCTTGGTAGTGTAACGTCAGGTTCTGAAATGGGAAAAAGAAACATGCTTGGAGCTGAGGAAAGACTTGGAAGTAGTAGCATGGTGCAATCACTTGTATCTCCTCTTGGTAATAGAATGATCTTGCCACAGGCTGGGAAAACTGGTGATGGAATTGGCTCAGCTGATGCTGGGAGTGTTGGTGAGGCTGCATCTATGGCTGGGAGGGTGTTATCTTCTTCTGTGGTTCATGGTATACAATGGAGGCCTGGAAGTTCCTTTCAGAACCAGAATGAGGTG GGACAATTCCGTGGAAGAACTGAAATTGCTCCTGACCAGAGGGAGAAGTTTCTGCAGCGGTTTCAGCAGGTTCAGCAGGGTCAAACTAACCTTCTTGGCTTGCCTCTTAGCGGAGGGAATCATAAACAATTCTCTGCTCAGCAACAGAATTCCCTCTTGCAGCAG TTCAATTCCCAAAGCTCCTCTGTCTCGTCTCAACTTGGGTTGGGAGTTGGGGTTCAACCAGCTGGTCTTAACAGTGTTCCATCATCTCCCTCATTGCAGCAGCAGCCCATTCCAATCCATCAGTCGTCAAGTCAGCAGACTCAAATATTGGCAGGGTCTAGAGATGCTG ATGTTGGTCATGCAAAAGTGGAGGAGTTGCATCAGCAACCTGCAGTATCTGAGGATTCCTCTGAATCTATTGGAAACTCTGGACTTGTGAAGAATCTGATGAATGAGGATGATATGAAGGCTTCATATGCGTTGGATCCTCCG GCTGGAGCGGGTAGCGCTCTTACAGAATCATCTCAAATGCCAAGGGACATTGATTTATCTCCTGGTCAGCCTTTGCAATCCAGTCAACCTTCTGGAAGTCTTGGTGTCATTGGTCGAAGAAGTGTTGCAGACCTGGGTGCAATTGGTGATAACCTCAGTGTTTCTCCTGCAACATCTGGAGGAATGCATGACCAGTTGTACAATTTACAGATGCTTGAATCTTCATTTTATAAACTTCCACAACCAAAAGATTCTGAGCGGGCAAAGAGCTATACTCCA AGACACCCTGTGGTGACTCCTCCAAGCTATCCCCAAGTGCAGGCACCAATTGTCAATAACCCTGCTTTCTGGGAGCGTCTTGGAGCTGATAACTACGGCACTGATACCCTGTTCTTTGCGTTTTACTACCAACAG AATACTTATCAGCAGTATCTGGCtgctaaggaattgaagaagcaATCATGGAGATACCATAGGAAGTACAATACATGGTTTCAGAGACACAAGGAGCCGGATATTGCCACTGATGATTATGAACAGGGGACATACGTTTACTTTGATTTCCATATTGGCAATGATGAGCAGCACGGATG GTGCCAGAGAATCAAGACTGAGTTCACGTTTGAGTACAATTATCTTGAAGATGAGCTTATAGTGTAG
- the LOC113695342 gene encoding uncharacterized protein isoform X6 yields the protein MGASRKLQGEIDRVLKKVQEGVDVFDSIWNKVYDTDNANQKEKFEADLKKEIKKLQRYRDQIKTWIQSSEIKDKKVSASYEQALMDARKQIEREMERFKICEKETKTKAFSKEGLGQQPKTDPKEKAKSDTRDWLNNVVSELENQIDSFEAEIEGLSVKKGKTRPPRLTHLEASIARHKAHIMKLELILRLLDNDELSPETVNDVKDFLDDYVERNQEDFDDFDDVDELYSSLPLDRVESLEDLVTMGPPGLVKGVSASNAVLSMKNHLATPAAQTPATATSANQQGTSPQEQVEETATQDTTTDTVARTPPPKSSSAAASAPPTPVGSHSNPGIVKATSDFVGASTASSGHFGSSSSTGLLDNAGVPSSPVSVPYSVKEEDITSFPGRKPSPALAEVGLRGVGRGGLSNQPSSSVPISSGSTISSNGALGSVTSGSEMGKRNMLGAEERLGSSSMVQSLVSPLGNRMILPQAGKTGDGIGSADAGSVGEAASMAGRVLSSSVVHGIQWRPGSSFQNQNEVGQFRGRTEIAPDQREKFLQRFQQVQQGQTNLLGLPLSGGNHKQFSAQQQNSLLQQQPIPIHQSSSQQTQILAGSRDADVGHAKVEELHQQPAVSEDSSESIGNSGLVKNLMNEDDMKASYALDPPAGAGSALTESSQMPRDIDLSPGQPLQSSQPSGSLGVIGRRSVADLGAIGDNLSVSPATSGGMHDQLYNLQMLESSFYKLPQPKDSERAKSYTPRHPVVTPPSYPQVQAPIVNNPAFWERLGADNYGTDTLFFAFYYQQNTYQQYLAAKELKKQSWRYHRKYNTWFQRHKEPDIATDDYEQGTYVYFDFHIGNDEQHGWCQRIKTEFTFEYNYLEDELIV from the exons GTTAGTGCCTCTTATGAGCAGGCTCTCATGGATGCTCGCAAGCAAATTGAGCGTGAAATGGAACGATTTAAAATCTGTGAGAaggaaactaaaacaaaagcattttcaaaagaaGGCCTGGGCCAACAGCCTAAGACG GATCCAAAGGAGAAAGCTAAATCAGATACACGAGATTGGCTGAACAATGTG GTGAGCGAACTAGAAAATCAAATTGATAGCTTTGAAGCTGAAATCGAGGGTCTCTCTgtaaaaaaagggaaaacaagGCCTCCTAGACTG ACACATTTGGAGGCGTCAATTGCTCGACACAAGGCTCATATAATGAAACTAGAATTGATTTTGAGACTACTGGACAATGATGAATTAAGTCCTGAAACAGTTAATGATGTTAAAGATTTCTTGGACGATTATGTTGAGCGTAATCAG GAggatttcgatgatttcgatgatgttgACGAGCTTTACAGCTCTTTACCTTTAGACAGGGTGGAGTCTCTTGAAGATTTAGTAACAATGGGCCCTCCTGGTCTTGTTAAG GGTGTCAGTGCCTCCAATGCAGTTTTAAGCATGAAAAATCATTTGGCTACACCTGCTGCTCAAACACCT GCTACAGCTACATCTGCCAATCAACAAGGCACTTCTCCCCAAGAGCAAGTTGAGGAAACAGCAACCCAGGACACTACTACTGATACTGTTGCAAGGACTCCCCCTCCTAAAAGCAGTTCAGCTGCTGCTTCTGCTCCACCAACACCAGTAGGAAGCCATTCCAATCCTGGTATTGTGAAAGCTACAAGTGACTTCGTTGGTGCATCAACTGCTTCCTCTGGTCATTTTGGTTCAAGTTCTTCAACCGGTCTCTTAGATAATGCAGGCGTTCCTTCATCTCCTGTAAGTGTCCCTTATTCAGTAAAGGAAGAAGACATTACAAGTTTCCCTGGCCGTAAACCTTCCCCAGCTCTTGCTGAAGTTGGGCTACGAGGTGTTGGTAGAGGTGGATTATCCAACCAACCATCAAGTAGTGTCCCTATCAGTTCTGGAAGCACAATTTCGAGCAATGGAGCCCTTGGTAGTGTAACGTCAGGTTCTGAAATGGGAAAAAGAAACATGCTTGGAGCTGAGGAAAGACTTGGAAGTAGTAGCATGGTGCAATCACTTGTATCTCCTCTTGGTAATAGAATGATCTTGCCACAGGCTGGGAAAACTGGTGATGGAATTGGCTCAGCTGATGCTGGGAGTGTTGGTGAGGCTGCATCTATGGCTGGGAGGGTGTTATCTTCTTCTGTGGTTCATGGTATACAATGGAGGCCTGGAAGTTCCTTTCAGAACCAGAATGAGGTG GGACAATTCCGTGGAAGAACTGAAATTGCTCCTGACCAGAGGGAGAAGTTTCTGCAGCGGTTTCAGCAGGTTCAGCAGGGTCAAACTAACCTTCTTGGCTTGCCTCTTAGCGGAGGGAATCATAAACAATTCTCTGCTCAGCAACAGAATTCCCTCTTGCAGCAG CAGCCCATTCCAATCCATCAGTCGTCAAGTCAGCAGACTCAAATATTGGCAGGGTCTAGAGATGCTG ATGTTGGTCATGCAAAAGTGGAGGAGTTGCATCAGCAACCTGCAGTATCTGAGGATTCCTCTGAATCTATTGGAAACTCTGGACTTGTGAAGAATCTGATGAATGAGGATGATATGAAGGCTTCATATGCGTTGGATCCTCCG GCTGGAGCGGGTAGCGCTCTTACAGAATCATCTCAAATGCCAAGGGACATTGATTTATCTCCTGGTCAGCCTTTGCAATCCAGTCAACCTTCTGGAAGTCTTGGTGTCATTGGTCGAAGAAGTGTTGCAGACCTGGGTGCAATTGGTGATAACCTCAGTGTTTCTCCTGCAACATCTGGAGGAATGCATGACCAGTTGTACAATTTACAGATGCTTGAATCTTCATTTTATAAACTTCCACAACCAAAAGATTCTGAGCGGGCAAAGAGCTATACTCCA AGACACCCTGTGGTGACTCCTCCAAGCTATCCCCAAGTGCAGGCACCAATTGTCAATAACCCTGCTTTCTGGGAGCGTCTTGGAGCTGATAACTACGGCACTGATACCCTGTTCTTTGCGTTTTACTACCAACAG AATACTTATCAGCAGTATCTGGCtgctaaggaattgaagaagcaATCATGGAGATACCATAGGAAGTACAATACATGGTTTCAGAGACACAAGGAGCCGGATATTGCCACTGATGATTATGAACAGGGGACATACGTTTACTTTGATTTCCATATTGGCAATGATGAGCAGCACGGATG GTGCCAGAGAATCAAGACTGAGTTCACGTTTGAGTACAATTATCTTGAAGATGAGCTTATAGTGTAG
- the LOC113695342 gene encoding uncharacterized protein isoform X2: MGASRKLQGEIDRVLKKVQEGVDVFDSIWNKVYDTDNANQKEKFEADLKKEIKKLQRYRDQIKTWIQSSEIKDKKALMDARKQIEREMERFKICEKETKTKAFSKEGLGQQPKTDPKEKAKSDTRDWLNNVVSELENQIDSFEAEIEGLSVKKGKTRPPRLTHLEASIARHKAHIMKLELILRLLDNDELSPETVNDVKDFLDDYVERNQEDFDDFDDVDELYSSLPLDRVESLEDLVTMGPPGLVKGVSASNAVLSMKNHLATPAAQTPATATSANQQGTSPQEQVEETATQDTTTDTVARTPPPKSSSAAASAPPTPVGSHSNPGIVKATSDFVGASTASSGHFGSSSSTGLLDNAGVPSSPVSVPYSVKEEDITSFPGRKPSPALAEVGLRGVGRGGLSNQPSSSVPISSGSTISSNGALGSVTSGSEMGKRNMLGAEERLGSSSMVQSLVSPLGNRMILPQAGKTGDGIGSADAGSVGEAASMAGRVLSSSVVHGIQWRPGSSFQNQNEVGQFRGRTEIAPDQREKFLQRFQQVQQGQTNLLGLPLSGGNHKQFSAQQQNSLLQQFNSQSSSVSSQLGLGVGVQPAGLNSVPSSPSLQQQPIPIHQSSSQQTQILAGSRDADVGHAKVEELHQQPAVSEDSSESIGNSGLVKNLMNEDDMKASYALDPPAGAGSALTESSQMPRDIDLSPGQPLQSSQPSGSLGVIGRRSVADLGAIGDNLSVSPATSGGMHDQLYNLQMLESSFYKLPQPKDSERAKSYTPRHPVVTPPSYPQVQAPIVNNPAFWERLGADNYGTDTLFFAFYYQQNTYQQYLAAKELKKQSWRYHRKYNTWFQRHKEPDIATDDYEQGTYVYFDFHIGNDEQHGWCQRIKTEFTFEYNYLEDELIV, translated from the exons GCTCTCATGGATGCTCGCAAGCAAATTGAGCGTGAAATGGAACGATTTAAAATCTGTGAGAaggaaactaaaacaaaagcattttcaaaagaaGGCCTGGGCCAACAGCCTAAGACG GATCCAAAGGAGAAAGCTAAATCAGATACACGAGATTGGCTGAACAATGTG GTGAGCGAACTAGAAAATCAAATTGATAGCTTTGAAGCTGAAATCGAGGGTCTCTCTgtaaaaaaagggaaaacaagGCCTCCTAGACTG ACACATTTGGAGGCGTCAATTGCTCGACACAAGGCTCATATAATGAAACTAGAATTGATTTTGAGACTACTGGACAATGATGAATTAAGTCCTGAAACAGTTAATGATGTTAAAGATTTCTTGGACGATTATGTTGAGCGTAATCAG GAggatttcgatgatttcgatgatgttgACGAGCTTTACAGCTCTTTACCTTTAGACAGGGTGGAGTCTCTTGAAGATTTAGTAACAATGGGCCCTCCTGGTCTTGTTAAG GGTGTCAGTGCCTCCAATGCAGTTTTAAGCATGAAAAATCATTTGGCTACACCTGCTGCTCAAACACCT GCTACAGCTACATCTGCCAATCAACAAGGCACTTCTCCCCAAGAGCAAGTTGAGGAAACAGCAACCCAGGACACTACTACTGATACTGTTGCAAGGACTCCCCCTCCTAAAAGCAGTTCAGCTGCTGCTTCTGCTCCACCAACACCAGTAGGAAGCCATTCCAATCCTGGTATTGTGAAAGCTACAAGTGACTTCGTTGGTGCATCAACTGCTTCCTCTGGTCATTTTGGTTCAAGTTCTTCAACCGGTCTCTTAGATAATGCAGGCGTTCCTTCATCTCCTGTAAGTGTCCCTTATTCAGTAAAGGAAGAAGACATTACAAGTTTCCCTGGCCGTAAACCTTCCCCAGCTCTTGCTGAAGTTGGGCTACGAGGTGTTGGTAGAGGTGGATTATCCAACCAACCATCAAGTAGTGTCCCTATCAGTTCTGGAAGCACAATTTCGAGCAATGGAGCCCTTGGTAGTGTAACGTCAGGTTCTGAAATGGGAAAAAGAAACATGCTTGGAGCTGAGGAAAGACTTGGAAGTAGTAGCATGGTGCAATCACTTGTATCTCCTCTTGGTAATAGAATGATCTTGCCACAGGCTGGGAAAACTGGTGATGGAATTGGCTCAGCTGATGCTGGGAGTGTTGGTGAGGCTGCATCTATGGCTGGGAGGGTGTTATCTTCTTCTGTGGTTCATGGTATACAATGGAGGCCTGGAAGTTCCTTTCAGAACCAGAATGAGGTG GGACAATTCCGTGGAAGAACTGAAATTGCTCCTGACCAGAGGGAGAAGTTTCTGCAGCGGTTTCAGCAGGTTCAGCAGGGTCAAACTAACCTTCTTGGCTTGCCTCTTAGCGGAGGGAATCATAAACAATTCTCTGCTCAGCAACAGAATTCCCTCTTGCAGCAG TTCAATTCCCAAAGCTCCTCTGTCTCGTCTCAACTTGGGTTGGGAGTTGGGGTTCAACCAGCTGGTCTTAACAGTGTTCCATCATCTCCCTCATTGCAGCAGCAGCCCATTCCAATCCATCAGTCGTCAAGTCAGCAGACTCAAATATTGGCAGGGTCTAGAGATGCTG ATGTTGGTCATGCAAAAGTGGAGGAGTTGCATCAGCAACCTGCAGTATCTGAGGATTCCTCTGAATCTATTGGAAACTCTGGACTTGTGAAGAATCTGATGAATGAGGATGATATGAAGGCTTCATATGCGTTGGATCCTCCG GCTGGAGCGGGTAGCGCTCTTACAGAATCATCTCAAATGCCAAGGGACATTGATTTATCTCCTGGTCAGCCTTTGCAATCCAGTCAACCTTCTGGAAGTCTTGGTGTCATTGGTCGAAGAAGTGTTGCAGACCTGGGTGCAATTGGTGATAACCTCAGTGTTTCTCCTGCAACATCTGGAGGAATGCATGACCAGTTGTACAATTTACAGATGCTTGAATCTTCATTTTATAAACTTCCACAACCAAAAGATTCTGAGCGGGCAAAGAGCTATACTCCA AGACACCCTGTGGTGACTCCTCCAAGCTATCCCCAAGTGCAGGCACCAATTGTCAATAACCCTGCTTTCTGGGAGCGTCTTGGAGCTGATAACTACGGCACTGATACCCTGTTCTTTGCGTTTTACTACCAACAG AATACTTATCAGCAGTATCTGGCtgctaaggaattgaagaagcaATCATGGAGATACCATAGGAAGTACAATACATGGTTTCAGAGACACAAGGAGCCGGATATTGCCACTGATGATTATGAACAGGGGACATACGTTTACTTTGATTTCCATATTGGCAATGATGAGCAGCACGGATG GTGCCAGAGAATCAAGACTGAGTTCACGTTTGAGTACAATTATCTTGAAGATGAGCTTATAGTGTAG